Proteins from a single region of Sulfurihydrogenibium subterraneum DSM 15120:
- the mazG gene encoding nucleoside triphosphate pyrophosphohydrolase: protein MECRKEGENFQKLVDIVERLRRECPWDKEQTNKSIKNNLIEEAYELLEAIEENDNNKMIEELGDVLLQVVFHSQIKKDENAFDINTVIENLIEKLIRRHPHVFGDSQVKTQEEVLDQWHKIKQKEKQSILEGIPKRMPALTRAVKVQNRAAKVGFEWENIDQVWKKVEEELQELKEAKKQDEKIHELGDILIAITNLSRFMKIDPEEALHLSIDRMIKRFNYIEEKAKQMGKSLEEMSLQEMDNLWNEAKKMGY from the coding sequence ATGGAGTGTAGAAAAGAAGGAGAAAACTTTCAAAAGTTAGTTGATATAGTTGAGAGGTTAAGGAGAGAGTGTCCTTGGGATAAAGAACAAACGAATAAATCGATAAAAAATAATCTTATAGAAGAAGCTTATGAACTGTTAGAAGCTATAGAAGAAAACGATAACAATAAAATGATTGAAGAACTGGGAGACGTTTTGCTTCAGGTTGTATTCCACAGTCAGATTAAAAAAGATGAAAATGCCTTTGATATAAATACAGTAATAGAAAATCTTATAGAAAAACTTATAAGAAGGCATCCACACGTTTTTGGAGACTCACAGGTAAAAACTCAGGAAGAAGTTTTAGACCAGTGGCATAAAATAAAACAGAAAGAAAAACAATCCATATTAGAGGGAATACCAAAAAGAATGCCTGCTTTAACCAGAGCTGTTAAAGTTCAAAACAGAGCTGCAAAAGTAGGTTTTGAGTGGGAAAATATAGACCAAGTATGGAAAAAAGTAGAAGAAGAACTTCAAGAATTAAAAGAAGCAAAAAAACAAGATGAAAAAATCCACGAGCTTGGAGACATTTTAATCGCTATAACAAATCTATCAAGATTTATGAAAATAGACCCAGAAGAAGCTCTCCATCTATCAATAGACAGAATGATAAAAAGATTTAATTACATAGAAGAAAAGGCAAAACAGATGGGTAAATCTTTAGAAGAGATGAGTTTAC